Below is a window of Mucilaginibacter sp. PAMC 26640 DNA.
CATTCAGCATCCAGGTTAAGCGGGGATGCAAAACATCCACACCCAGCGGGTTAACCAGGTATTCGCAGCGCAGGTTAACAGGTTGGGCAGCGAAAGAGTTGAGCGATAAAAGTGAAAGAATGGCAAAAAGCAGACGTGGTAGTTTCATGTCCGGCTAATATCAGCATTCATTGGTGAGCTGGCAAGGTAAATTTAAAATGGGTATGCGGCCATTTATCCCCAGAGTTAACGGAGTAGGCACAGCGTTTACCGAATCGAAATAGTTATTAATAATTAATAGCTCCGTGAGCGCTGTGCTAGCTAATGCAATAATTTCCGTACCCTCTGTGTTTAATTCTTCAATTTAAAATCCGGATTATGGCTTTTAACAGGAACATCACCAAACAAAATATTGGGGCATTACCTGGGTTATTGATGGCTAAAACAAGCTTACAACATTCCTTTTTTTATCTCATTAACAGCATAAGTTGCGGCTCTTGCCGTAAGGGCCATATACAATATCGACGGACTTTGATTACCGGTGCTAGCCATGCAGGCACCATCGGTAACAAAAACGTTTTTGCAATGGTGCAGCTGGTTCCATTCATTTAGTAGCGATGTTTTAGGGTCTTTGCCCATTCTTACGCCACCCATCTCATGGATATCTAAGCCCGGAGCTTGCTTATTATTATAAGTCCTGATGTTTTTACATCCGGCTTTCTCCAGCATTTCGCTGGTTTGGGTATGGAAGTCTTTGATCATCCGCTCGTCGTTTTCATCATAGCTTACAGATGTAACCAGCAAAGGGATGCCCCATTGGTCCTTTTTATCTTCACTTAGCCGCACATGATTACTCTCCTTCGGCACGGTTTCTCCCTGCAGGTAAGCAAAAACATGCCAGGGGCCGGGTTCGCAAAGCTGATCTTTATAGTCGCCGCCCACTTGTTCTTTTTCGGCATCCGGCGAGTGCTGGTCGCGGTAGGCGTTCATAAAAGTGGTGTATCCGCCATGGAAATCAGTTTCCTGTTTGTGCAGGTTACGAAAGTTCACCAGGATCAGGTCTGTAGGGTTACGGCCAAAGTAATATTTATCCAGGAAGCCATCTATATCTGCAGATACCGATGCCCGGTAATTGTGGAAGGCAATATATTTACCAAGCAAACCGCTATCGTTACCCAAGCCATTAGGGAACCTTTTGGATTTGGAATTGAGCAGCACCAGGTTACTATTCAAAGCAGATGCGTTGAGGAAGATGATGCGCGCTTTAAATTCAATCACTTCTTTGGTGTTGGCATCTATCACCCGCACACCACTTGCCTTGCCTGATTTTTCATCGTAAATAATGGAGTGCACTACCGAATGCGGCCGGATAGTTAAGTTGCCGGTTTTTTTGGCCCAGGGAAGGGTGGAGCTTACCGAGCTAAAATAGCCGCCAAACGGACAGCCGCGCATGCACATATTACGAGCCTGGCATTTACCGCGGCCCTGGTCAAGGTGTATCTGAGATGGGTCTGTTAAATGTGCCCAGCGGGCGTGCACCAGGTGACGGTCGGTGTAGTTTTCTTTAAGTTTTTCTTTGATATGTACCAGCGGGGCGTTCATATCAAATGGCTTCATAAATTCGCCGTCGGGCATCGCTTCCAGGCCATCCTTGCTGCCGCAGATGCCGATGAACTTTTCCACGTGGCTGTACCAGGGCGCTACATCTTTATAGCCGATTGGCCAGCCTATACCATAGCCAAAACGTTCGGGCGCTGTAAATTCGAATTCACTCCAGCGCTGGGTGGCCCGGCCCCAGGTAAGGGATTTACCGCCCACCTGGTATCCGCGGACCCAATCGAACGGTTTTTCCTGTACGTAGGGATGATCAGCATCTTTCACAAAAAAGTGGTCGCAGTCGTCACCGTATCCCGCGGCTTTGCTAATCAGCGGGTTTTGTTCCTGCTGTTCCCGATTGATACGGCCGCGATACCGGAATTCCCATGGTGGTGTGGTAGCGGTAGGGTAATCTTTGATATGCTCCACGTTACGGCCACGTTCCAGTACCAGCGTTTTTAAACCTTGTTCGCAAAGCTCTTTTGCAGCCCAGCCGCCGCTGATCCCCGAACCGATAACGATAGCATCAAAAGTGCGCACATCTGCACCATTGGAGTTAGAATTTCCTGACATGAAAAATTTATAATTGGTACTATAAAGATGCGGAAATTAATTCGGAAACATAATGTTCCAGTAAATTTAGAGAGGGGCTATGGCCGGTTTGGATGTAACAATTGGAGGTGCTGTTGGCCAGCATGAGCGATTGTTCGGTATTCATCCCCATTAATTGGGCTATACAAAAACCGGCGTTAAAATTATCGCCCGCACCGGTGGAGATGGTTGGATTTGCTACGAAAACCGGCTGATTGCTGTAACTTCCCCCTGCATCCCAAGCCAGGGAAATTTTGGAAGTATGGATGATTAAAATCGTAATGCCAAGTACAGAAAATAGCTGATCACCAATCGTTTGCAGGTCGTCAGGTAGTTGGTCTGCCACCAGGATTTTGTACAGTATACCCGCCTCGTTGCGGTTAAGGCTAAGTACTGCACTGCCATATTTGCCAAATGACCTGATCAGATCCATTGCCATTTTTATCACATCTGCAGTCCGTTTGGAACAATCAGACAGATCAAAGAAGAACTGCCTAGCGGGGGTGTATTCGCTGCGGTCGAAAACATCCGCAAGCAGGCCCTGCCAAATATTATTTGACTGATCCAACTCACTCCAGTTTACAAGGCACACCAGGTTTGCCTGGGCAAATACCGCATTAAGCGTAGCCAAGCCTAGTGCGTTTTTAATGATGTCCCAATCGGCGTGGTTCAGCTCTTTCATCTGGGCCAGCATGATCTTACCGTCGGTAAATTCCATGGCCGTTGTAAAGCCCGGATTGGTGAAGCTGTGAAGTGTGCAATCTTGATGCATCCCGCTAAAAGCAGTATGAACCGGTAATCCAAAGGCGCCAACGCAAGCAACCGGCAGGCCCATTTGCGCCATTGCATTTGCCATGATAGGCATGTTCCCGCCGAGTTTTTGAATAAGCTCTTCGCTTTCCAAACTAAAACCAGATCCGCTTTTGCCGGAAATATAATCACCAAAATCTTTTATGGTGTCGAAATAGGCTACAGCGCCGGCCTCGGTTTTATTATTTACTACCCGTACAATTGAATCCACAAAACCATCGAACCCGGCCGCAACTTTTTTACCGGCCAGGATGCCGGGTGCGGATTGCAAAAGCGCCCGGATATGTAACAACTGTTCCTTCATGTTTTTACGAGGCGTGTTCCAGTTCTGAAGCCGCATCCTGGTCTAAGAGAACCCGCGCGTGCGGAATTCTTTGCAGGATAGAAGCCGGGCACTCCACACTTACCAATCCCTGCAAGGCTTCGTGAATTATAGGGGCTTTTTTAGCACCCGATGCAATAAGAATGGCTTTTTTGGCTTCCTGTAAATGCTGCAAACCAAGTGTAATGCCGTGGGTAAGGGGTGTGGCCTTGCTAAAATATTTCTGACCAACTTCCACCGTAACGGGATCGAGAACCGAAGTATGCGCATACAGATCGAACGGTGTACCGGGCTCGTTTAAACCCAGGTGGCCATTCATACCGATGCCTACCATCATGATATCCAGCCCGCCATGGCTGCTGATGAAGCTGTTTATGCGTTCACATTCGGCATCCAGATCATCTGCCTTGGCATCAAACATGGTGATGCGCTCCGGGTCGAGATCCAGGTGACTGAAAAAGTTGGTATACAGGTAATGTTTGCAGCTGCCTTCGTCGGTTTCATCCATACCCACCCACTCGTCCAGTCCAATAATGTGGCATTGCGTAAGGTCGATCGTTCCGTCTTTGGCATATTGCACCAGGTACTTCAGCATCCCGGTGGGGGATTCGCCGGACGGGAAACAGATCAAAGAATCCGGCTTTTTTTCCAGTTGTTTGACAACCATTTCGGCAGCTGCTTTGGACATTTCGTCCGTATCAGCGTATATTTTTATTTTCATATTATTTTGCAGTTGATAATTGCTGTCATTTAAAAGAGCATACTTATTTATGATTAAGCCACAGATCAACAGGCTTACTTACAGTTGCTGTAAATGGTAGGTTAATCTTTCGTCCCTGCCCGGCAGAGGCATAAGCTGCATAGATCATCTCCATTACCGCCCTGCCGTCATCGCCGGTTACCAGCGGTGTTTTGTTTTCGCGAACGCACTCAATAAAGTGTTTCAACTCGTGCGGGTAGCCCTGGTTAAATACTTCTTCAAAAACAGTAAAACTCCACCCGGCCGTTGTGTCAGCCTTTTCCATGGCGTAGCCGTAACCTTCGCGGCTGTAGGTGATAGCGGCGTTGCCCATGAACAAGTCGGCATAAATAACACCACCCGTACCATAGATTTCGCATTTATCGTCCATACCGCCATGTTTGGCCCAGCTGCTTTCAGCAATGCAGGTAACGCCGTTGTCAAATTCAACTATCACTACGGCGTTGTCTTCGCCTTTGGTGCGGCCCTTATGAAAAACGGTATCCATTGTAGCGTACACGCTTTTTACTTTAGCGTGGTTGGTCATCCAACGGAACCAGCCCAGCGCATGGCAGCCCATATCCATCAGCACGCCGCCACCTGCCAGGTTAATATCATAAAACCAATCGGTGTGCGGGCCGGAGTGCTTTTCAGACTGTTTCAGCATATAAACTTCACCAACTGCGCCTTCATTTACCAAATGCCTGGCCCGCTCGTATTTTGGTGCAAAGCATAGCTCTTCGGCATACATGAGTTTTACGTTGTTGGCCTTGCAGGTGGCAATCATTTCATCGGCTTCTTCCAATGTAACGGCCAGCGGCTTTTCTATGATGGT
It encodes the following:
- a CDS encoding GMC family oxidoreductase, which encodes MSGNSNSNGADVRTFDAIVIGSGISGGWAAKELCEQGLKTLVLERGRNVEHIKDYPTATTPPWEFRYRGRINREQQEQNPLISKAAGYGDDCDHFFVKDADHPYVQEKPFDWVRGYQVGGKSLTWGRATQRWSEFEFTAPERFGYGIGWPIGYKDVAPWYSHVEKFIGICGSKDGLEAMPDGEFMKPFDMNAPLVHIKEKLKENYTDRHLVHARWAHLTDPSQIHLDQGRGKCQARNMCMRGCPFGGYFSSVSSTLPWAKKTGNLTIRPHSVVHSIIYDEKSGKASGVRVIDANTKEVIEFKARIIFLNASALNSNLVLLNSKSKRFPNGLGNDSGLLGKYIAFHNYRASVSADIDGFLDKYYFGRNPTDLILVNFRNLHKQETDFHGGYTTFMNAYRDQHSPDAEKEQVGGDYKDQLCEPGPWHVFAYLQGETVPKESNHVRLSEDKKDQWGIPLLVTSVSYDENDERMIKDFHTQTSEMLEKAGCKNIRTYNNKQAPGLDIHEMGGVRMGKDPKTSLLNEWNQLHHCKNVFVTDGACMASTGNQSPSILYMALTARAATYAVNEIKKGML
- a CDS encoding oxidoreductase, whose product is MNRTKVAILGAGFISEIHLESYHRFIPEADVVAVYARNPTKAKAFAEKFAIAQWFSDVDELLASTDCEVVDICVPNYLHAECCIKAARAGKHTIIEKPLAVTLEEADEMIATCKANNVKLMYAEELCFAPKYERARHLVNEGAVGEVYMLKQSEKHSGPHTDWFYDINLAGGGVLMDMGCHALGWFRWMTNHAKVKSVYATMDTVFHKGRTKGEDNAVVIVEFDNGVTCIAESSWAKHGGMDDKCEIYGTGGVIYADLFMGNAAITYSREGYGYAMEKADTTAGWSFTVFEEVFNQGYPHELKHFIECVRENKTPLVTGDDGRAVMEMIYAAYASAGQGRKINLPFTATVSKPVDLWLNHK
- a CDS encoding glucosamine-6-phosphate deaminase, which gives rise to MKIKIYADTDEMSKAAAEMVVKQLEKKPDSLICFPSGESPTGMLKYLVQYAKDGTIDLTQCHIIGLDEWVGMDETDEGSCKHYLYTNFFSHLDLDPERITMFDAKADDLDAECERINSFISSHGGLDIMMVGIGMNGHLGLNEPGTPFDLYAHTSVLDPVTVEVGQKYFSKATPLTHGITLGLQHLQEAKKAILIASGAKKAPIIHEALQGLVSVECPASILQRIPHARVLLDQDAASELEHAS